The DNA segment ACATGTGACTAAATTAGTAACCCCAAAAACCAGACGTTATAATAAAAACCGGGCAAATTAAAAGACAGTTAATTTTAAGATAGTACCTGGTGATCTGACAGGTATAACTAACTACTCAGTTCACAGCAAGACCAGTGATAAGAAGAATCCTGTGACGACTCTGGTTTCCGGCTCGCTAAAAACGGCACACCTGCTGCATCATAACCTATAGAATATAAAGACTGGTGATGTGACGTTGTCACATCACCAGTCTTCTTTTTAAAGTCAATCTTGCGGCAGATGTGCGTCCTTCGCTCGCCTTCAACCTAAACGTGCAGAGTGTTTTGAGTTTGGTTTACGAGAGAATAGACACTTATTGTTCAGAAAGGAATGGGCCGAAGATACAATTTTGGCCCATTTCTGCAAGTTTTAAGTTATGGACATTTCCATTTATTATACACCTGTATAGTAGCAAGATTTTTGGATTCTATATCGTACTTAGGTGAGACACATCGGCACGTGAATCTAAACAGGAGCGTAGCGAAAACAAAACTATTAATTCTCGTATGGTGGTACTCTCTCTCGCGGTGCTTGATCATTAAAATGTTGGAAGAATATCACCCAGGGACAAACACAATTGTGCCTCAAGTTCTCTACTGAAAATTTTATATTGCTTTCCAGGTTTAGCCACAAATTGGAGAACATTGGTGTCTGACCCTAGGACATCCTACTTTCAAATAACGTAGCCAGACTCTTTATAATTTGTAACAAGCAGCCGAAATTCCATCTTCGGCAGCCTCCTTTCTGAGCAGTAAGTGTCTATTCCCTAGTAGACCAAAATCAAAGAACTGTGCACTTCAAGGTGGTAGGGGAGCGCCGGACACACACCCTCCGTAAGATTGTCTCTAAAAAAAGAAGAATTGGGATGTGACGTTGTCACATTCCAATTCTTTTTAATCTATAGGTTATGGTTCAGCGGGTGTGCCTTCCATAGCGAGCCTGAAACCATAGTTAATGCAATGACACTTCCTTTTCCATCTTGAAACTCTCTCTACGCTTGTTAAGTACTAAAAGTTTTAAAACCTTAGCCTCTCTATCCCCCATATTCCACGAGTAAGGAAGCCTTATACATTAATACCCTACACATTTAAATCTCTCTTTTTATAAAAAACAAATGTTATCGTAAATAATGCAACGATAATGATGACTGACAATAACACAAATACGGTCTCAAAACCTTCCCCGTACATGACATTTTTTGCTTCGAAATATTTAAACGGTGTTACATATTTTAAACTGCCTATCTTGTCATTTAAATCGATTGCAATTGATAACATAAACGTCATTAAAAGGATTCCTGTTGCTAATGAGCTAGCCTTTTTCGATTTTTTAATTACAGCTGCTATTGCACTTCCTATCGCTAAAAATAATAGCTGTAAAATAAACATACCTACCATTGTAATAGCGATATCAGCAGTGACGGATTCACCATTACTATATTTTCCAACTATAACTGCACTCGAAACCCATGTGACGATATTAAAAATCACAATATTTACAAGAGCTGCTAGCAATTTTGATGTGATAATTTTACTTCTTGAAATGGGTTTTACAAATAAAAACTCGACAGTCTTATCTCGTTCTTCCTTTGAAATAATATCTGCTCCAAGCATAACAGCATGAAGCGTTGCCATGATTAACAAATATAAAAAGAGAATCCCAAAATAACCACTAGCCGTTGATATATCTAGTGTTCCAATTCCCATGATAGCTTGTAAGGATTTTGGCATCTGAGCAATAAGATCATTCATGGATTGGCCTGAGGAAGACATAACAACAAATTTACTCATACCACTACCAACCATTACCACCACCCCGATACACCATATAATAAGTGATTTCCGATGAGCTTTCATTTCTCTCATCATAATATTCATAACGAAGCCCCTCCCTTAAAAACCAATATAGTTAAACTCCATGGATATCTTTTTTGACATATATAATATAGCTAACAACTAGCGCGACAATGATTATGGAAATTCCTGCGATAATAAATGAAATTTCATAACTACCATTTTCAATGATACTGGCTGTATCAAAATATTTAAACGGCGAAAGATAGCGCTTTGCTCCTTCTCCAGTTGTTGCAGCAAACATCCCAATAAAGAAGAAACTAAAGACAGTCCCAAGAGAAACAGCCATCACTGATTTAATTTTAGGAAAAATAACTGAAATGACAATTCCCAATGCAAGAAAAATTAACTGCATGAAAAGCAGTGTAATTGAAATCATAAAAAATAGTGTGAAGCTATAATCATCAGTTTTCACTTGAGAAGCTACCAAACTTGCCACAGCAATAAAGATTACATTGGTAATGAGTAAAGACGCAATTGCAGCCAGAATTTTGGATGTTACTATTTGTGAACGTGTAACAGGTTTCGTTAATAGAAAGTCTGCCGTTTTTTCACGTACTTCCTTTGAGATAATGGATATGCCTATAATCATCGCTTGAATCGCTCCGCATAGAGTGAGATAGACAAATGTATAGGAATAAAACCCCAAAATAGATCCCATCGTATTTATTTCTATTCCGAGTGCTTGCCTAACCGGTTCCGGAAAAGCTTCCAGCACCTTTTTAAATTCATCAATTTCCTTTGAAATCGACGGAAATAAAGACATGAATACGAGAACTAATGCACTTAATGATAGCGTCCAAATAATGGTTGATTTACGATATGCCTTCAATTCATGCAGAAATATATTCATAGCTTCTTAGTCCTCCTTTTCATAATAGTGCATGAAGATTTCCTCGAGATCCGGCTCCCCTATCCAAAGATTCGCTATATCAATTCCGGCTATTTTTTTCATTACGTCGTTAATATTACCCCGAAATAAAAAGCTACATATGTCCCCTTTCACATCGAAATCATTGATGCCATCTATATTAAAGAAATCCTTATTTACTGTAGATGTAGTTTGAATTTTAAAGCGTTTAAAGTTGTTGTCTTTTAACGTACTAATCTTTTCTACCTTAATAATTTTACCGTCTTTAATAATGGCAACACGATCACATAATCGTTGAACTTCACTTAAAATATGAGACGAAAATAAGATGGTTGCTCCTTTTTTATTCTCTTCCTCTAACAAATCAAAAAATTTATGCTGCATTAATGGGTCCAAACCACTTGTAGGCTCATCTAGAATTATTAACTTAGGATCATGGAGTAACCCTTGAACAATACCCACTTTCTTTTTATTGCCTAAAGATAAGTCATCAATCTTTTTAGTTAGATCTAAATCCATTATTTCAGCCAACTCTATAATTCTTTTCGTGCAATCTTTTTTATAAAAACTAGCAGAATACTTTAATAAATCCATCACTTTCATATTGTCGTAGTAGAACACTTCAGATGGCAAATAGCCAATTTCTTTTGCAATTTCGGGAGCAAATTCGATACAGTCTTTACCAAATATTTTAGCACTTCCGCTGGTTGGGAAAATTAGTGACAATATAGTTCGTATCGTTGTTGATTTTCCAGATCCATTCGGTCCAATAAATCCAAAGATTTCTCCTTCTTCAACATTAAAATTCACATTAGATATCCCTCTAGCTTTTCCATAAGTTTTCGTCAGATTATTAATTTCAATCACATTCATGGTAGAACCTCCTCTTTTTATATCAAGATTATCCTGGTAGAACGATTTAGTTCTATTTATAAAAAGCATTTCTTAACGTCTCTGAATAAGTCTCCATTTCCGCTATTATCTCTTCCATATTTAATTGGTCAGATGAGATTTTTTTATATTTCTCCTGTTGTTGATTTGCAAAACCCTCCATCGTCCAAAAAATGATATTTATGGCTTGGTTAATATCTATATCCTCTTTAAATTTTGAATGGTCATAGTCTGAAAAAAACTGTTGATATGCAGTAACAACCAATTTATTATGCCTTTGTGCTACCTCATTTTTAACTTCATTCGAGTCTTCAAAATAGGCACTTTTAATATAATTTATCAACTCGGGATACATGATAAATAACTCAAATTTCAGCATTGCCATATGCCTTAATTTAATAAATATATCTCGCTCATTCCAGTCTATTTTTGCATATATCTTTTCCATAAACATTTCTTGTAAATGATCATATAAATATAAATACAATTCTTTCTTACTATTAAAATAGTGGAATAACAATCCTTTTGAAATCCCCGCTTCTTTAACCATCTCATTGGTCGATGCATTGTCATACCCTTTTTGAGCAAATTCCTTACATGCTGCATTAATAATTCGTTGTTGTTTTTCTGGATTCAAATTCAAAAACTTAGAAAACATAGTCATCCTCCTTGCCCAATAACACTATTGACCACTTCGGTCATTTTCAGTTTATTCCGATTGACCGAAATAGTCAATGGATAACTATATAGTATGAGAAAAGTTAATTATTATTCATTTTCCAATGAATTAACTTCACAACAAAGCCACCGGTAATCATATATTTGCGACTGAAAAGTAACGCTATTTTCTACATTTCTATAAGATACTTCAATAGAGTGAGTTTCATTATTTATTTCCATATTCATATAAACTCAAATAAATTTCCATTATTTAACTATTACAACGTGGGTCACGATTTTTACAACGTGCAGGACTTTTTTTACAACGTCTCGCTTCATAATTACAACGTGACACACCATAATTACAACTGAGCCATCTCCTTCATTGATTTGAGGAACACTACAGTATAGAAATCTATGAATTATGGGATTGCTGATACAATATATAGCGTATCAATAGGCGGAAATTTCACCTTCTGCCGTCATTGTTGGGGATCGAGTTTCTCATTTGGAATGAAGATCGACGGCAAGATTGCCTGTATTTAAGAAATTAAGTTGTAGTACCTTGAATTAATCCTCCAATGCTTCAATTAACCCCTTGCCATTCAAAATAGAAAAAAACCCAGCAACTGAATTAGTTGTTGGGTTTCCATATCTATTTTCATGAGTGGCGGGGAATATTCTAAAAAATTTTCCATTCTCCGACTTCTAGTCCTTCTTGCTATCTCTTCGCAACTAAATATGCATTAATGACCGCAATTGAATTTGAATCCTACACTTGACTTACAAATAATAACTAAACGTCTCGTATCCGAAATACACCGAAAGGACGGATAAGATGGCCATCACTACATATTCCACCGCGCTTCCAGTTCTAGTCGTAATGGGAAAACGCACTGTTATCTTCAATGGATAAAGCAATTTGATCCCATTTTTTGTCGCCATATCTAATACCATATGGCTAACGATTCCAATCAAAATTCCCGCCGTCACCGCTTCATTTGACACGAATGAATTCATAAAAATTGCAATTAACACTAAAAATAGCAAACTATGAGTGAATGAACGATGTCCGAAGATGACATTGATGACTTTCGATAGCGTTGGAAATGTCCGACCCATTTTACTGCCTCCATGGCATATATCTGGAATCAAAGCACCGATAACGCCCGCTCCAACTAAAAGTACTGGATCGTAATTCGCAAATTGTGTAAACGCAAGACTTGCTGCTAAACCGCCTATGATGTGTGTGTTTCCTGTCATGCGCTGAATTCTCCTTTTAAATTGTTTAATTCCATAGCAGGTATCTTAACACGTTAACTTTCCTACCTAAGCTATTCTTTCTATTATTTTACACCATTAAGGCTACTGACTGAATATGTATATAACAGGAATTTTAGATTCCCCTCTGTATTTGCAATATCTCTCCTTAAATTCTAATAAGCAACATCAATTTACATGTCTACTTTTAAATTACAGTAATAACAAAAAATTTTTTTACATCTCCATTTATTTAACACAGTACTAAAACCTTTATACATAAGCAATGATAGCGCTTCACAATTTTATTCTCAAAATAACGGTCCAAAAAAAAGGTTGTGTAATTTAAGGAATAATGTTATTAATTAGAATACTCAAAATATTATTATTCATGAAGGGAAGTGGCATCATAATGGTGAAAACAATTAGCTCGGCTTTAGAAATGCACCTAATTAATAAAGGGAAGATGGAAATCCTCTCGAAAGTGCCTTTGGAAAATAACGCAGATTTGAGTTTAGCTTATTCTCCAGGTGTTGCAGAACCTTGTATCGAGATTGTAAAAAACCCATCAGCAGTATACGACTATACAATTAAAGGGAATCTCGTCGCTATTGTTACGGATGGATCTGCTGTACTAGGTTTGGGGAATATCGGTCCTGAAGCTGCCCTACCTGTAATGGAAGGAAAGGCCTTGTTGCTAAAGAAATTTGCTAACATTGACGCCTTCCCTATTTGTCTGGATACGCAAGACGTCGATGAAATCGTTCGTATTGTAAAAGCAATTAGTCCAACTTTT comes from the Paenisporosarcina antarctica genome and includes:
- a CDS encoding ABC transporter permease subunit, whose protein sequence is MNIMMREMKAHRKSLIIWCIGVVVMVGSGMSKFVVMSSSGQSMNDLIAQMPKSLQAIMGIGTLDISTASGYFGILFLYLLIMATLHAVMLGADIISKEERDKTVEFLFVKPISRSKIITSKLLAALVNIVIFNIVTWVSSAVIVGKYSNGESVTADIAITMVGMFILQLLFLAIGSAIAAVIKKSKKASSLATGILLMTFMLSIAIDLNDKIGSLKYVTPFKYFEAKNVMYGEGFETVFVLLSVIIIVALFTITFVFYKKRDLNV
- a CDS encoding ABC transporter permease subunit encodes the protein MNIFLHELKAYRKSTIIWTLSLSALVLVFMSLFPSISKEIDEFKKVLEAFPEPVRQALGIEINTMGSILGFYSYTFVYLTLCGAIQAMIIGISIISKEVREKTADFLLTKPVTRSQIVTSKILAAIASLLITNVIFIAVASLVASQVKTDDYSFTLFFMISITLLFMQLIFLALGIVISVIFPKIKSVMAVSLGTVFSFFFIGMFAATTGEGAKRYLSPFKYFDTASIIENGSYEISFIIAGISIIIVALVVSYIIYVKKDIHGV
- a CDS encoding ABC transporter ATP-binding protein; its protein translation is MNVIEINNLTKTYGKARGISNVNFNVEEGEIFGFIGPNGSGKSTTIRTILSLIFPTSGSAKIFGKDCIEFAPEIAKEIGYLPSEVFYYDNMKVMDLLKYSASFYKKDCTKRIIELAEIMDLDLTKKIDDLSLGNKKKVGIVQGLLHDPKLIILDEPTSGLDPLMQHKFFDLLEEENKKGATILFSSHILSEVQRLCDRVAIIKDGKIIKVEKISTLKDNNFKRFKIQTTSTVNKDFFNIDGINDFDVKGDICSFLFRGNINDVMKKIAGIDIANLWIGEPDLEEIFMHYYEKED
- a CDS encoding TetR/AcrR family transcriptional regulator, with protein sequence MFSKFLNLNPEKQQRIINAACKEFAQKGYDNASTNEMVKEAGISKGLLFHYFNSKKELYLYLYDHLQEMFMEKIYAKIDWNERDIFIKLRHMAMLKFELFIMYPELINYIKSAYFEDSNEVKNEVAQRHNKLVVTAYQQFFSDYDHSKFKEDIDINQAINIIFWTMEGFANQQQEKYKKISSDQLNMEEIIAEMETYSETLRNAFYK
- a CDS encoding metal-dependent hydrolase, with the translated sequence MTGNTHIIGGLAASLAFTQFANYDPVLLVGAGVIGALIPDICHGGSKMGRTFPTLSKVINVIFGHRSFTHSLLFLVLIAIFMNSFVSNEAVTAGILIGIVSHMVLDMATKNGIKLLYPLKITVRFPITTRTGSAVEYVVMAILSVLSVYFGYETFSYYL